atgcttcacttgtaacacttatcttaactggctcCCTGTCCTTTTCAAGGTTGTGTACGCCCAATAATCTCTGCTCAATTTCACTAGGAGCCATGATCAATTTTGTacgtttttctttattttgcatttggtgcaaggcttatgcataaaaaaaagcgtgtaaaaatgaaataaggaaaaatcaaaagaatgaataaaagaattatatttGAATAGAAGATATTTCTAACAGTAAAGGAAGAAAGCTTATTTGGAGGTGTATATTGACTTCAATAACGCATGACACGCAATTTGGAGTAGATATTTGACccttcaaaactgtctaatctcgaattaggctgcacctttcaatcaaatcaaatcatccttcttgatctttTTCCTGTCATAATAAactttgtttgactaaagttATTCCTTCTAGGATTTTCTCAGTTGACCTCTCTAATTTTGATTGTCTCTTTCATCATTATCTTATGGTGCCCctgagggtttttaccaataagatattttttttttgatatcttatggttcctccatgggttttcacctacaagactttttttttttcatatatatatatatatatagcacacaaggcttgacattctcaaaaattgatcagaAGGTCTTTAatggaaaaaaggaaaaggatttttaggataaattacaaCTTAAGAGCCATATAAAAGTGACCATaggatatatatctcatcttttttTTGTCGGACCGAACCCCAaaatagggctgcctacgtatccatttaggaatcaggtcGAACATAGTTCAATCCTAatgcattatcttttttttttttgaatcatcTCATGGGTGTCTCcatgggttttcacccataagttttttttttaactccaaagAGGGTAAGCAAGAAAAGGTAAATAAAGCTCGAAGGGCTGACAagggattaatgacatttagttaagtagaatgatggcctttcgtcatctcaacttgagagtgttaagcacaagtgtgtcaaatataatatcttttgactgaatcggcattgatagctttttctatcatttttccGTCTAGATCCGCAAGTTGCAAAGctccatttgataatacttgtttaactatgtatggaccttgccagtttggagcaaactttcctttagcctcttcttgATGTGGAAGGATGCATTTTACAACAAGTTGGCCGACCTCAAATTTTCTAAgacgtaccttcttattgtaagctcgcGCCATCCTCTGCTGGTATAATTGGCCAAAGCAAACTATCGTCaaccttttttcatctattaatgaTAATTGTTCTTGTCTAGACTTAACCCATTCAGTATCGTCAATCTCGACTTCAACAATGAAgtgagggaatttcaacttctgcgggtatcacagcttctgtcccatagactagtaaataaggaGTTATGCCTGTCGATGTACGGAGAGTTGTACGATATCCTAAAAGAGAAAAcggtaatttctcatgccactgtcgAGATCCTTGGACCATTTTGCTAAGAacctttttaatattcttgttcgCTTCTTCAACGACTTCATTTGCTTTGGGACGATAAGGGGTAGAATGATGATGCACAATCTTGAATCGCTCGCAAACCTTCTTcattagatgactattgagattggttgcATTGTCTGTGATGATGGACTTTGGTATACCAAAACGACATATGATGTTGgaatgaacaaaatccactactattttcttcgtgactgatttaaaagtagcagcttctacccatttggtAAAATAGTCAATAGAGACCAGTATGAATCGATGCCCATTAGAAGCTTTTGGTTCTATTGGACCGATTACATCTATGCCCCAAGCAATGAATGGCCAAGGAGCAGACATAGGATACAGCTCTGAAGGTGGCGAGTGAATCAAATCACCATGAATTTGACACTGATGACACTTGTGAACAAAGCAAAAGCAATCTTGCTCCATagttaaccaataatatcctgCCCGTAAAATCTTCTTCGctaaaacatagccattcataTGCGAACCACATACCCTCGaatgtacctcattcatgattTTTTCAGCTTCTTAAATATTAACATatctcaacaagttcaagtctggggttcgtttgtacagaatctccccacttaagaagaaaccattaACAAGTCgcctaatagtccttttttgatCTGCATTTGTGTATATTGGATATTCTTTTAACTTTAGGAAGTATTTGATATTATAGTATCAGGGTTCATTATCTGGTTCTATATCAATTATATTGCAATAACCATGTTGATCTCGTATCTGTATCTCTAATGGGTCAATATGCGTATTTCCTGGGTATGGGAGCATGGAAGCTAGGGTAGCCAGGGCATCAGCCAGCTCATTGTGGGATCTGGGATGAACCTTTTGCTAAGGTCCTCTAAGAACTGTTGTATGGAATAAGCTTAATATCTCTTGTTTCCCATTCGCCTTGAATTTGTCGAATAAGCAATTtggaatctcccaacaccactaGCTCGTGTACATCCAGATTTATTGCCAGATTTAACCccatgatgcaagcttcatattctgttgtgttatt
The Capsicum annuum cultivar UCD-10X-F1 chromosome 6, UCD10Xv1.1, whole genome shotgun sequence DNA segment above includes these coding regions:
- the LOC124899570 gene encoding uncharacterized protein LOC124899570, which codes for MNGYVLAKKILRAGYYWLTMEQDCFCFVHKCHQCQIHGDLIHSPPSELYPMSAPWPFIAWGIDVIGPIEPKASNGHRFILSIITDNATNLNSHLMKKVCERFKIVHHHSTPYRPKANEVVEEANKNIKKKLKFPHFIVEVEIDDTEWVKSRQEQLSLIDEKRLTIVCFGQLYQQRMARAYNKKVFLQSTCVFKNEIPSSVRIKKNDQFEDS